The Deinococcus depolymerans genome contains the following window.
GGGCGTCGCGGTGTTCGTGGACAACACCTTCGGCGCCGGCGGGTACTACTGCCAGCCGCTGCGGCACGGCGCGGACGTGGTGCTGCACTCGGCCAGCAAGTGGATCGGCGGGCACGGCAACGGCATCGGCGGCGTGATCGTGGACGGCGGCACCTTCGACTGGGGCAACGGCCGCTACCCCCTGATGACCGAGGCCAGCCCCAGCTACCACGGCCTGAACTTCTGGGAGACGTTCGGCACCGGGAACCCGCTGGGCCTGCCGAACGTGGCGTTCATCACCCGCGCCCGCACCGAGGGCCTGCGCGACCTGGGCCCCACCCTGGCCCCGCAGCAGGCCTGGCAGTTCCTGCAGGGCCTGGAGACCCTGAGCCTGCGCGCCGAGCGGCACGCGCAGAACACCCTGGCGCTCGCGTCATGGCTGGCAGCGCACCCGGACGTGGCGCGCGTCACGTACCCGGGCCTGAGCAACCACCCGCACTACGACCGGGCGCAGCATTACCTGCCGCGCGGCGCGGGCGCGGTCCTGACCTTCGAACTGCGCGGCGGGCGCGCGGCGGGCGAGGCGTTCATCCGCGCCGTGAGTCTGGCGCAGCACGTGGCGAACGTCGGGGACACCCGCACGCTGGTCATCCACCCGGCCAGCACCACCCACAGTCAGCTGAGCGCCGAGGCTCAGGCGGCGGCGGGCGTCACGCCCGGACTGGTGCGCGTGTCGGTGGGCATCGAACACATCGACGACATCCGCGACGACTTCGCGCAGGCGCTGGCCGCCGCGCTGACCGAAACCGAAGCCGTTCAGCCGGAAGTTACGCCGGCAGGAGTGGCGCCGGCAGGAGTGGCGCAGTGACCGCCCAGACGCACCCGGCCCAGG
Protein-coding sequences here:
- a CDS encoding O-acetylhomoserine aminocarboxypropyltransferase/cysteine synthase family protein, translating into MAHRFETLQVHAGQQPDPTTGAQQTPIYATNSYVFQSPEHAADLFGLRAFGNIYSRIMNPTNAVFEQRVAALEGGVGALAVASGHAAQFLAITNVAQAGDNIVSSPNLYGGTVNQFRVTLKRLGIEVRFTSREERPEEFTALIDDRTRAVYLETIGNPALNIPDFGAIAAAAHAQGVAVFVDNTFGAGGYYCQPLRHGADVVLHSASKWIGGHGNGIGGVIVDGGTFDWGNGRYPLMTEASPSYHGLNFWETFGTGNPLGLPNVAFITRARTEGLRDLGPTLAPQQAWQFLQGLETLSLRAERHAQNTLALASWLAAHPDVARVTYPGLSNHPHYDRAQHYLPRGAGAVLTFELRGGRAAGEAFIRAVSLAQHVANVGDTRTLVIHPASTTHSQLSAEAQAAAGVTPGLVRVSVGIEHIDDIRDDFAQALAAALTETEAVQPEVTPAGVAPAGVAQ